From the genome of Colletotrichum higginsianum IMI 349063 chromosome 4, whole genome shotgun sequence, one region includes:
- a CDS encoding Pyridoxal-phosphate dependent enzyme, translating into MSLSNHPKAYGSAALALAFAAGILVTLGFKDFYPDLERRYQRRRTRRAPTSGSSSTDPSRRSSVFWGPPVQLEDHETASEAEEAAAAFARGASWNPPLIADGVAGAIGNTPLIKIRSLSEATGRVILAKAEFLNAAGNTPKDRVALSMIEAAEAAGQLVPGRGDTIYEGTVGSTGISLATLARARGYRAHICMPNDMAMEKVDLLRHLGATVERVDPAPIASPEHFVNLARRRAVEHAANAGDGSVGYFADQFENPANFAAHLHTTGPEIVYQTGGRLDAFVAGAGTGGTIAGVAKYLKEEANVPGLQVILADPQGSGLYNKIRHGVMYSSTEKEGTRRRQQVDTIVEGIGINRVTENFEAGRELIDDAIKVTDEQACRMARWLVENDGIFAGSSTAVNCVAAVVAATRLPKGSQVVTILCDSGTRHLSKFWKHVAAMGLEDEEHSADLFSVLKIGPAKQ; encoded by the coding sequence ATGTCTCTGAGCAACCATCCAAAAGCCTATGGCTCAGCCGCCTTGGCGCTCGCCTTCGCGGCTGGCATCCTCGTCACACTGGGCTTCAAAGACTTCTATCCCGACCTCGAGCGCCGCTaccagcgccgccgcaccCGCCGGGCTCCCACCAGCGGTTCATCATCCACGGATCCCTCCCGGCGCAGCAGTGTTTTCTGGGGACCGCCCGTGCAGCTCGAAGACCATGAGACGGCctccgaagccgaggaggcggcggccgccttcGCGAGAGGCGCCTCGTGGAATCCACCTTTAATCgcagacggcgtcgccggcgccatcggcaatACCCCGCTCATCAAGATCCGCTCCCTTAGCGAGGCGACAGGTCGAGTCAtcctcgccaaggccgagttcCTTAATGCCGCGGGCAACACGCCAAAGGACCGCGTCGCGTTGTCGATGAtcgaagccgccgaggctGCGGGCCAGCTCGTCCCCGGGCGTGGAGACACTATCTACGAGGGCACCGTCGGCAGCACAGGCATTTCGCTGGCGACGCTGGCGCGCGCAAGGGGCTATCGCGCGCACATCTGCATGCCCAACGATATGGCCATGGAGAAGGTTGATCTGCTCCGCCACCTAGGTGCGACCGTCGAGCGCGTAGACCCCGCACCGATCGCATCGCCGGAGCACTTTGTTAACCTCGCGAGGCGGCGCGCTGTTGAACACGCCGCTAACGCCGGTGACGGCAGTGTCGGCTATTTTGCGGATCAGTTCGAGAACCCGGCTAACTTCGCGGCGCACCTACACACAACGGGCCCGGAGATTGTGTACCAGACCGGGGGCAGGTTGGACGCCTtcgtggccggcgccggaacGGGCGGTACTATTGCCGGCGTGGCCAAGTACCTCAAGGAAGAGGCCAACGTGCCGGGTCTGCAGGTCATTTTGGCGGACCCTCAGGGCAGCGGATTGTATAACAAGATCCGGCACGGCGTTATGTATTCCAGCACGGAGAAGGAAGgaactcggcggcggcagcaggtTGATACGATCGTGGAGGGAATCGGCATCAACCGGGTGACGGAGAACTTTGAAGCCGGCAGGGAGCTGATCGACGACGCGATCAAGGTTACGGACGAGCAGGCGTGCCGCATGGCGAGATGGCTGGTGGAGAACGATGGCATCTTTGCGGGTAGCAGCACTGCCGTCAACTGTGTCGCGGCCGTCGTTGCGGCCACGAGACTGCCTAAGGGCAGCCAAGTCGTTACGATTCTCTGCGACTCGGGCACGAGACACCTGAGCAAGTTCTGGAAACATGTGGCGGCAATGGGTTTGGAAGACGAAGAGCACTCGGCCGACCTTTTCTCCGTGTTGAAGATTGGCCCGGCGAAGCAGTGA
- a CDS encoding Transcription elongation factor S-II produces the protein MSTGMDQRELESCIKQLNKIVQANEPPATALALLERLKKEAAPTEEMLRSSRAGVFVGKLRSNSNKEIARAATELVHKWKKLVEAEKQGKIKKQSSPAAPSPTQAPAPKPSSSNAMNQPFKGNPELRRAKSDGCDTKRTGDETRDSCIELIYNGLAYRSTASVTDVLAKAVAVEHAAFSHYKGVTKEYREKLRSLFSNLKVKSNRQLGVNVMEGKIAPERFVVMTHEELKSEEQRKKEDALQLENMKKAQVPMAEKSISDALKCGKCGQKKVSYSQAQTRSADEPMTTFCECTVCGNRWKFS, from the exons ATGTCAACAGGCATGGATCAACGTGAGCTTGAGTCATGCATCAAGCAGCTCAACAAGATCGTCCAGGCAAACGAGCCTCCTGCGACCGCCTTAGCACTCCTTGAGCGTctgaagaaggaggctgcTCCCACGGAAGAGATGCTCAGG TCTAGCAGAGCTGGTGTCTTCGTTGGCAAGCTTCGGTCGAACTCGAACAAGGAAatcgcccgcgccgcgacGGAACTCGTCCACAAATGGAAGAaactcgtcgaggccgagaagcaggGCAAGATAAAGAAGCAGTCGTCCCCCGCCGCTCCCTCCCCGACCCAGGCCCCCGCACCGAAGCCCTCTTCGTCGAATGCGATGAATCAGCCTTTCAAAGGCAATCCCGAGCTCCGTCGCGCCAAATCCGATGGCTGCGATACCAAGCGTACCGGCGATGAAACGCGCGACTCCTGTATCGAGTTGATCTACAACGGTCTCGCCTACCGGTCTACTGCCTCCGTCACCGATGTTCTCGCCAAAgccgttgccgtcgagcACGCTGCGTTCAGCCACTACAAGGGTGTCACCAAGGAGTATCGTGAGAAGCTACGCTCCCTGTTTAGCAATCTTAAAGTCAAGAGCAACCGCCAGCTCGGTGTTAATGTCATGGAGGGCAAGATCGCTCCTGAACGCTTCGTCGTCATGACCCACGAGGAGCTCAAGTCGGAGGAACAGCGCAAAAAGGAAGACGCTCTTCAACTTGAGAACATGAAGAAGGCACAGGTCcccatggccgagaagagcATCAGCGACGCTCTCAAGTGCGGCAAGTGTGGTCAGAAGAAGGTTAGCTACAGCCAGGCGCAGACGCGCAGCGCTGATGAACCGATGACAACATTCTGCGAGTGCACTGTTTGCGGTAATCGCTGGAAG TTCTCTTGA